A window of the Janthinobacterium agaricidamnosum NBRC 102515 = DSM 9628 genome harbors these coding sequences:
- a CDS encoding lysozyme inhibitor LprI family protein — MLLFTGLLGAHAMAADTVPYPNTSAMGIDHPETEAWYKQCVQVAKVMPPAADVGAAAPADCNAEDLYYDTRSLPAASQADWQNVRACAIAKKNGKVLMMLYANGFGVAKNSPLAVKYACSIAAAPAEMSGRIEHLNDIARKGGKEAFDLCDDITSGAMMGYCQQISERQAAKARGHQVNSVAKTLPPAQQAALSEVQKALQVFADGRGRDETDLSGTARAAMSIAATSAELDVFAKDLQKFEQGNTPRYSSAGFADADKKLNDAYRKVMNAKDGGGFGTVTKDGIRNTQRAWLKYRDAMVKFGVLKYPKVAADSWKTLLTERRTQQLDALVSQ, encoded by the coding sequence ATGCTGCTGTTCACCGGTTTGCTGGGCGCACACGCCATGGCGGCCGATACGGTCCCGTATCCGAATACCAGCGCAATGGGGATCGACCATCCCGAAACGGAAGCCTGGTACAAGCAATGCGTGCAGGTCGCCAAGGTCATGCCGCCGGCCGCCGATGTGGGGGCCGCCGCGCCGGCCGATTGCAATGCCGAAGACTTGTATTACGACACCAGGAGTTTGCCGGCGGCCAGCCAGGCCGACTGGCAAAACGTGCGTGCCTGCGCCATCGCGAAGAAGAACGGCAAGGTCTTGATGATGTTGTATGCGAATGGCTTTGGCGTGGCGAAAAATTCGCCGCTGGCGGTGAAATACGCGTGCAGCATTGCCGCCGCGCCGGCTGAAATGAGCGGCCGCATCGAGCATCTGAACGACATTGCCAGGAAAGGCGGCAAGGAAGCGTTTGACTTGTGCGACGACATCACCAGCGGCGCCATGATGGGGTATTGCCAGCAGATCAGCGAACGGCAAGCCGCCAAGGCGCGCGGCCATCAAGTGAACAGCGTGGCCAAGACCTTGCCGCCGGCGCAGCAGGCGGCCCTGAGCGAGGTGCAAAAGGCGCTGCAGGTATTTGCCGATGGCCGTGGCCGCGATGAAACGGATTTGAGCGGCACTGCGCGCGCGGCGATGTCGATCGCGGCGACGTCGGCCGAACTGGATGTATTTGCCAAGGATTTGCAGAAATTCGAGCAGGGAAATACGCCGCGTTATAGCAGCGCCGGATTTGCCGACGCCGATAAAAAGCTGAATGACGCCTATCGCAAGGTGATGAATGCAAAAGATGGCGGCGGCTTCGGTACGGTGACCAAAGACGGCATCAGAAATACCCAGCGCGCCTGGTTGAAATACCGCGATGCGATGGTCAAATTCGGCGTGTTGAAATATCCGAAGGTGGCGGCCGATTCGTGGAAAACGCTGCTGACCGAACGCCGTACGCAGCAACTGGATGCATTGGTCTCCCAGTAA